From the Polyangiaceae bacterium genome, one window contains:
- a CDS encoding FecR domain-containing protein produces MSDSNLPESQLLEQLTAELREESEPDLDFEALEARLIAQVEVEQAQRRRRSWIAGGLSLAAAAAAAFLLSRPAPAPPTRPLATLPTPSSNVVTSAKVDGNTLSPQQHVVAQGHGIVVNHAKHSQWTLAPGSDASALQVGSKVVIALHSGSLEAQVVPSQRPETFVVQVKQARVAVHGTKFRVVVKNDGLDVDVSEGVVAVGPADAQPLWFLNAGDKGTFADSGREGSVQRETAELPPAPSEAVAGNSSPRKPVVLPSTPPQAELTALADRAAAVATQCFTQHVNLEAGVRITAKSQMTIALAPNGRVGGVSFEPPLAPQVQACVQSRLGTPKLSPSQKGGQTERTVWLSP; encoded by the coding sequence ATGAGCGACTCGAATCTGCCGGAATCTCAGCTGCTGGAGCAACTGACGGCGGAGCTTCGCGAGGAGTCTGAGCCGGACTTGGACTTCGAGGCCTTGGAAGCTCGCCTGATCGCACAGGTGGAGGTGGAGCAAGCGCAACGTCGACGCCGAAGTTGGATCGCTGGCGGCCTGTCCTTGGCAGCGGCCGCTGCTGCGGCTTTCCTGCTGAGTCGCCCGGCGCCCGCTCCGCCGACGAGGCCCCTGGCAACGCTTCCGACGCCGAGTTCGAACGTCGTGACGAGTGCCAAGGTGGACGGCAACACGCTCTCCCCGCAGCAACACGTCGTGGCCCAAGGCCATGGCATCGTCGTCAATCACGCCAAGCATTCGCAGTGGACGCTCGCACCGGGCAGTGACGCAAGCGCACTGCAGGTGGGCTCCAAGGTCGTGATCGCCTTGCACTCCGGCTCCCTCGAGGCCCAAGTGGTCCCGAGCCAACGGCCGGAGACCTTCGTGGTGCAAGTGAAGCAGGCCCGCGTAGCGGTGCATGGCACCAAGTTCCGCGTGGTCGTCAAGAACGACGGCTTGGACGTGGACGTCAGTGAGGGTGTCGTGGCGGTGGGCCCCGCGGACGCGCAGCCCCTTTGGTTCTTGAACGCGGGTGACAAGGGCACCTTCGCCGATTCGGGCCGCGAGGGCTCCGTACAGCGCGAGACCGCAGAGCTGCCGCCTGCGCCGAGCGAAGCGGTGGCTGGAAACAGTAGTCCTCGCAAACCCGTCGTATTGCCGTCGACGCCACCGCAAGCGGAGCTCACGGCCCTCGCGGACCGAGCCGCGGCGGTGGCCACGCAGTGCTTCACCCAGCACGTGAATTTGGAGGCGGGAGTACGCATCACGGCCAAGAGCCAGATGACCATCGCGCTCGCCCCCAACGGACGCGTGGGCGGCGTCAGCTTCGAGCCGCCGCTGGCGCCGCAGGTTCAAGCCTGCGTCCAGTCGCGCCTCGGCACGCCCAAGCTCTCACCCAGCCAAAAGGGCGGGCAGACCGAGCGCACGGTTTGGCTGAGTCCGTGA
- a CDS encoding MFS transporter, protein MSERRERWTAWIVTWVAYATYYTGRKGFSVAKKTIHDGLGVSTQTLGAIDTAYLVAYSLGQFGSGYLGDRIGARRLISYGMLLSAATCVAFGASSTAALFFVAFLLNGFAQSTGWPGTTRAMAEWTTLDNRGTVMAFWATCYQVGGIVATALAAFLLGRLGWRYAFFGPAVLLAVVAGGVYLLLSAGPARSHGDADESKRGTSSEQDADADSRGARRTAQREILRHPLLWCYGASYFCIKFIRYALLFWLPFFLAQSRGFDAERAGYVSTAFEVGGIVGVVFLGIASDRLRHFSRSLLAGGALVALAGAVVLFTRMNATSIASNVVGLALIGAALFGPDALLSGAAAQDAGGKHAAAMATGFVNGMGSVGAALQGLLVPYLSNRYGWSSLFSVFVGLSLLSAVCLLPTLRSRPNAGAPT, encoded by the coding sequence GTGAGCGAGCGACGAGAGCGCTGGACGGCCTGGATCGTGACCTGGGTCGCATACGCGACCTACTACACGGGGCGCAAAGGGTTCTCGGTCGCCAAGAAGACGATCCACGATGGCCTCGGCGTCTCCACGCAGACCCTCGGAGCGATCGACACGGCATACCTCGTCGCCTACTCCCTTGGGCAGTTTGGCAGCGGCTACCTTGGCGACCGTATTGGTGCGCGGCGCCTGATCAGCTACGGCATGCTGCTGTCTGCAGCGACTTGCGTCGCGTTCGGCGCTTCCAGCACGGCTGCGCTCTTCTTCGTCGCGTTCCTGCTCAACGGTTTCGCCCAATCCACGGGCTGGCCGGGCACCACCCGCGCCATGGCGGAGTGGACGACCCTCGACAACCGCGGAACGGTGATGGCGTTCTGGGCAACCTGCTATCAAGTGGGCGGCATCGTCGCCACGGCCCTGGCGGCGTTTCTGCTCGGTCGCCTGGGTTGGCGCTATGCCTTCTTCGGACCTGCGGTGTTGCTCGCCGTCGTCGCTGGGGGAGTGTACTTGCTACTCTCCGCCGGCCCGGCACGCTCACACGGCGATGCCGATGAGTCGAAGCGCGGCACCTCATCGGAGCAGGATGCCGACGCCGACAGCCGAGGGGCGAGGCGGACCGCGCAACGAGAGATCCTGCGTCATCCACTGCTGTGGTGCTACGGCGCGAGCTACTTCTGCATCAAGTTCATCCGCTACGCGTTGCTCTTCTGGCTCCCGTTCTTCCTGGCGCAGTCGCGGGGTTTCGACGCTGAACGCGCGGGCTACGTCTCTACCGCATTCGAAGTGGGTGGCATCGTCGGCGTGGTCTTCCTGGGCATCGCGTCGGACCGGCTTCGTCACTTCTCGCGCTCGCTGCTTGCTGGAGGCGCGCTCGTCGCCCTCGCCGGAGCAGTGGTGCTGTTCACACGAATGAACGCGACCAGCATTGCATCCAACGTCGTTGGGCTTGCGTTGATCGGTGCGGCGCTCTTCGGTCCCGATGCCTTGCTGTCCGGAGCCGCCGCTCAGGACGCTGGAGGCAAGCACGCCGCCGCCATGGCGACCGGTTTCGTCAATGGGATGGGCTCGGTTGGCGCCGCGCTTCAGGGGCTCCTCGTGCCCTACCTCAGCAATCGCTACGGTTGGTCGAGTCTGTTCAGCGTGTTCGTAGGCTTGTCGCTGCTTTCCGCAGTGTGTCTGCTGCCCACCTTGCGCTCGCGCCCGAACGCTGGCGCGCCGACCTGA
- a CDS encoding response regulator: protein MSLKVLVFEADAEFAGVLENGLKQLGCAPTLVADANVGLQTAASDRPDLILLSIELPRMNGFSVCNKLKRDPALKEVPLIIMSSDSTEETFDQHRRLRTHAEDYVHKPIGFDDLMNRARAFVEVPAGASLPPVSEDEIVIDDDIVIDDAEPEEDDETVAGRALESEPPVAVDDEVADFTEQAFDAIMEGPGAEPAPEAAEEAQPESAKPASVPPKKESIPPRPENNRELSRMQQELSQAKDQASELESELRAAKAKISDLEDAAKRGASKDSEVQRLQRELDEAKAKSASGGSKGGGSAREFLDLREALNKKDKELLDLRDGLTSKDKELINLRDSNIALEREKTDFNDKILDLEKQALDAQKNIEALRADKEQANKRADDYKRRGEKLQGDLEAKSQEMADLIRQHEEQIATRDARDAAARVEHQEALEAAETRREADLAAAATAAATAQAEALEHAAEQAAADKSAALEEAESAATTAREQALATREAELKKEADSKLAALHRANEDAMGKLRAEHEQAMEEAASAAARQLAEREETLAEERQAAERAMTEAHDATKAELAATRQELAELRSAKEEGEATRDAKIAGLTGDLEERTSERDSALETAQERADKISALEADLAARISERDEARGIIEERDEKIATLEAELAANRGMLAEEKENLEREKGRVAKAHGKWAEDKASLERAKDALAAALAQIEDAEARAIE, encoded by the coding sequence ATGTCCCTGAAGGTCTTGGTTTTCGAAGCGGACGCCGAGTTCGCCGGCGTCCTCGAGAATGGACTCAAGCAGCTCGGGTGTGCCCCCACCCTGGTCGCCGACGCAAACGTCGGCCTGCAAACGGCGGCGTCGGATCGACCCGACCTCATCCTGCTCTCCATCGAGCTGCCGCGGATGAACGGGTTCTCGGTCTGCAACAAGCTCAAGCGTGACCCTGCGCTGAAGGAAGTGCCGCTCATCATCATGAGCAGCGACTCCACCGAAGAGACCTTCGACCAGCATCGACGCTTGCGCACGCATGCCGAAGACTACGTGCACAAGCCCATCGGCTTCGACGACCTGATGAATCGCGCCCGCGCGTTCGTCGAGGTGCCGGCGGGTGCATCCTTGCCTCCCGTCAGTGAAGACGAGATCGTGATCGATGACGACATCGTCATCGACGACGCCGAACCCGAGGAAGACGACGAGACGGTGGCTGGGCGAGCGCTGGAAAGCGAGCCTCCGGTCGCCGTGGACGACGAGGTGGCGGACTTCACGGAGCAGGCCTTCGACGCGATCATGGAGGGCCCAGGCGCGGAGCCCGCGCCCGAAGCAGCGGAAGAGGCTCAGCCGGAGTCGGCCAAGCCGGCGTCCGTGCCGCCAAAGAAGGAGTCCATTCCACCCCGGCCCGAAAACAACCGAGAACTGTCTCGCATGCAACAGGAGCTTAGCCAGGCCAAAGACCAGGCGAGCGAGCTGGAGAGCGAGTTGCGGGCAGCAAAGGCCAAGATCTCCGACCTCGAGGACGCCGCCAAGCGTGGCGCCTCCAAGGACTCGGAGGTGCAGCGACTGCAACGGGAACTCGACGAGGCCAAGGCCAAAAGCGCTTCTGGCGGCTCCAAAGGTGGCGGCTCCGCCAGGGAGTTCCTGGATCTACGTGAGGCACTCAACAAGAAGGACAAGGAGCTACTCGACCTTCGCGACGGCCTGACGTCGAAGGACAAAGAGCTGATCAACCTTCGGGACAGCAACATCGCGCTCGAGCGCGAAAAGACGGACTTCAACGACAAGATCCTGGACCTGGAGAAGCAGGCCCTCGACGCCCAGAAGAACATCGAAGCCCTGCGGGCCGACAAGGAGCAAGCGAACAAGCGCGCGGACGACTACAAACGCCGAGGCGAGAAGCTGCAGGGCGACCTCGAGGCCAAGTCCCAGGAGATGGCCGATCTGATCCGTCAGCACGAGGAACAGATCGCGACGCGGGACGCACGCGACGCCGCCGCCCGCGTGGAGCATCAGGAAGCTCTGGAGGCGGCCGAGACGCGGCGCGAGGCAGACCTGGCCGCTGCAGCGACGGCAGCGGCCACCGCCCAGGCAGAAGCGCTGGAGCACGCGGCAGAACAAGCTGCGGCCGACAAGTCGGCGGCGCTGGAAGAGGCCGAGTCGGCGGCGACGACAGCCCGCGAGCAAGCTCTTGCCACACGAGAAGCGGAGCTGAAGAAGGAGGCCGACTCCAAGTTGGCTGCGCTCCATCGCGCCAACGAAGACGCGATGGGCAAGCTTCGTGCGGAGCACGAGCAGGCCATGGAAGAGGCAGCGAGCGCGGCAGCGCGCCAGTTGGCCGAGCGCGAGGAAACCCTGGCCGAAGAGCGACAGGCTGCCGAGCGCGCGATGACCGAGGCGCACGATGCGACCAAGGCGGAGCTGGCGGCCACTCGCCAAGAGCTGGCCGAGTTGCGTAGCGCGAAGGAAGAAGGCGAGGCAACGCGTGACGCCAAGATCGCGGGGCTGACCGGGGATCTCGAGGAGCGAACCTCGGAGCGCGACAGCGCGCTCGAGACCGCTCAGGAACGCGCGGACAAGATCAGCGCTCTCGAAGCCGACCTGGCAGCGCGAATTTCCGAGCGGGACGAGGCGCGTGGCATCATCGAGGAGCGCGATGAGAAGATCGCGACGCTCGAAGCCGAGTTGGCAGCCAACCGCGGCATGCTCGCAGAAGAGAAAGAGAACCTGGAACGCGAGAAAGGACGCGTGGCCAAGGCGCACGGCAAGTGGGCCGAGGACAAGGCCAGCCTGGAGCGTGCCAAAGACGCATTGGCTGCGGCATTGGCGCAAATCGAGGACGCCGAGGCCCGCGCCATCGAGTAA
- a CDS encoding purine-nucleoside phosphorylase, translating into MSALDPQLAEALRSVTALGSPPPDVGVVLGSGLGAFGDQLADLRKVPYAQIPNMPESAVVGHAGNLCLGAVGSARVACLQGRVHLYEGHSLERATFGVRLLAALGCRVVVLTNAAGGVNEHFQAGDLMLITDHLNLTGRNPLVGPNPDGLPRFPDMTEAYDSSIRAAARQAAKESGAELREGVYAALLGPSYETPAEIRMLRTLGADAVGMSTVIEVLSLRHRGVRVGAMSCITNMAAGMSGAPLDHAEVEQIAKQSRATFVGVLTRWLQRCAELTRA; encoded by the coding sequence ATGTCCGCACTCGATCCCCAGCTGGCGGAAGCACTCCGCAGCGTCACCGCGCTGGGTAGTCCGCCGCCCGACGTCGGCGTCGTTCTCGGATCGGGACTCGGGGCGTTTGGGGACCAGCTCGCTGACCTGCGAAAGGTTCCCTACGCACAGATCCCCAACATGCCCGAGAGCGCGGTCGTGGGTCACGCCGGCAATCTATGCCTGGGCGCCGTGGGGAGCGCGCGCGTGGCGTGCTTGCAGGGGCGCGTCCATCTCTATGAAGGGCACTCGCTGGAGCGCGCCACATTTGGCGTGCGGCTACTGGCGGCGCTTGGCTGTCGCGTCGTGGTGCTCACCAACGCCGCTGGTGGTGTCAACGAACACTTTCAAGCCGGCGATCTGATGCTCATCACGGATCACCTGAACCTCACCGGACGAAACCCGTTGGTGGGGCCGAACCCCGACGGGTTGCCCCGCTTCCCGGACATGACGGAAGCCTACGACTCGAGCATTCGTGCCGCGGCTCGGCAAGCGGCGAAGGAGTCGGGCGCAGAACTTCGCGAAGGCGTGTACGCCGCCCTCCTCGGCCCCAGCTACGAGACCCCAGCGGAAATCCGCATGCTGCGCACGCTGGGTGCTGATGCGGTGGGAATGAGTACCGTGATCGAAGTGCTTTCCCTCCGTCACCGCGGGGTGCGTGTTGGCGCCATGAGTTGCATCACCAACATGGCTGCTGGCATGTCCGGCGCTCCGCTCGATCACGCAGAGGTGGAGCAGATCGCGAAGCAATCCCGGGCGACCTTCGTGGGCGTGTTGACCCGCTGGTTGCAGCGCTGTGCGGAGCTGACCCGCGCATGA
- a CDS encoding sigma-70 family RNA polymerase sigma factor, producing MALDEELVARCQAGDTLAFRELFRLHKTNVARLVQRMNGRSTEVDDLVQEVFLQVHRSIGDFRGKSRFSTWLYRVTVNVVLMHRRAAKSRPTLVEQPETMVPEAREPLPDELASRAARVRVFAQLLEQLSEKKRTVFILHELEGMGASEIADVVEAPVLTVRTRLFYARRELEALIRNEPALASVLAELEGSANKVREAGQ from the coding sequence GTGGCACTCGATGAGGAGCTCGTAGCTCGCTGCCAAGCGGGCGACACGCTCGCATTCCGCGAGCTTTTTCGCCTTCACAAGACCAACGTGGCGCGCCTCGTTCAGCGAATGAACGGGCGCAGCACGGAGGTGGACGACTTGGTGCAGGAGGTGTTCCTGCAAGTTCACCGGTCCATTGGGGATTTTCGCGGCAAGAGCCGGTTCTCGACGTGGCTCTACCGGGTGACGGTGAACGTGGTGCTGATGCACCGTCGGGCCGCCAAGAGCCGCCCCACCTTGGTCGAGCAACCCGAGACGATGGTGCCCGAAGCACGCGAGCCTTTGCCCGACGAGTTGGCATCACGAGCGGCGCGCGTACGAGTGTTTGCGCAACTGCTCGAGCAACTGAGTGAGAAGAAGCGCACGGTGTTCATTCTTCACGAGTTGGAAGGAATGGGCGCGTCGGAGATCGCCGACGTGGTCGAAGCCCCGGTGCTCACGGTACGAACCAGGCTATTCTATGCAAGGCGTGAGCTCGAGGCGTTGATTCGCAACGAGCCAGCGCTGGCTTCGGTTCTGGCGGAACTCGAGGGCAGCGCCAACAAAGTTCGGGAGGCAGGCCAATGA
- a CDS encoding arginyltransferase, with product MAVALLPDMPPELVVYDRPSSCPYLTERTARLPLRLPVRRLTRTEMGERLAAGDRRQGVLLYRPTCPHCTSCEPIRVDARAFEPSRTHRRISRRAERAVRVEMGPPLVDERRIHLYNEHKRGRGLSDGQPPIDDEGYRDFLVESCCETFELRYFIGEELVGVAVTDRGGDSLSAVYCHFDPAYADLSLGTYSVLHQLELCRRWGLAWLYLGLYIEECSTMRYKAAYRPHERLIDDQWRRFER from the coding sequence GTGGCCGTCGCTCTGCTTCCCGACATGCCTCCGGAACTCGTGGTCTACGATCGGCCTTCGAGTTGCCCGTATCTGACGGAGCGGACGGCGCGCCTACCCTTGCGGCTGCCCGTGCGTCGCCTCACGCGCACCGAGATGGGGGAGCGCCTGGCCGCAGGCGACCGACGCCAGGGTGTGCTGCTCTACCGGCCGACCTGTCCGCACTGCACTTCTTGTGAGCCGATTCGGGTGGACGCGCGCGCTTTCGAGCCATCACGGACCCATCGACGGATTTCGAGGCGCGCGGAACGCGCCGTGCGTGTCGAGATGGGGCCTCCTCTCGTCGATGAGCGTCGGATCCACCTGTACAACGAGCACAAGCGGGGTCGTGGGTTGTCGGACGGCCAACCCCCCATCGACGACGAGGGGTACCGCGACTTCTTGGTGGAGAGTTGTTGCGAGACTTTCGAGCTGCGCTACTTCATTGGTGAAGAGTTGGTTGGAGTTGCCGTTACGGATCGCGGAGGCGACAGTCTATCAGCCGTGTACTGTCACTTCGATCCGGCCTACGCGGATCTGAGCTTGGGCACCTACAGCGTGCTGCATCAACTCGAACTCTGCCGCCGCTGGGGACTCGCGTGGCTGTACTTGGGGCTCTACATCGAGGAGTGCTCCACCATGCGCTACAAGGCAGCGTACCGACCCCACGAGCGCCTGATCGACGACCAGTGGCGCCGCTTCGAGCGCTGA
- a CDS encoding APC family permease, whose amino-acid sequence MTTAESRSDSSPPAAADDAKAPAQASTAAGDDAKAPAEAPTAATTTAPVPASSSSTEAEQRESVPPPETHGQPFGEQHEAMLEPRGEWHFAGWGHATRITNLEDGPVSVGLSHHMAPQNKLGQWRATAICGNDITSSVLYVAALCTLSAGVYAPIALAMVGLVLYIFRRIYAEVGSALPLNGGAYNVLLNTTSKGKASLAACLTLLSYIATAVISANEALHYAHHVVHAVPVMIGTVVLLAIFAGLNVIGISESAVVALVIFIIHISTLLLLTVAAGIYVYQDGFATLLANWKSPPPGGIQKALFFGFAAGMLGISGFESSANFIEEQKPGVFPKTLRNMWIAVFFFNPTISLLALGMLPVATFGEYQTALLSEMGNRSVGPWLASWVSIDAVLVLSGAVLTSYVGVTGLVRRMSLDRCLPQILLRENRRFRTPHWIILSFFTLCCSILFITKGDVGTLAGVYTISFLGVMLLFAVGNRLLAIKRGRLPRSTRASWPMVVVATAAVGAGLVGNVLKSTEQAVIFLMYLAVAITAVGIMFLRVRILYALLYVGRAIHEKVRELNEGVANWTTGKITQINSQAIVFFTRGDGPANLRRAIEYVLDNEHTNTLIVVHVYQDETKIPAQLSQQLMTLDEIFPEIRIDFIAVRGRFGPDLIDKLSGRLNVPKNYMFIGCPGDGFPHNLGDLGGVRLIV is encoded by the coding sequence ATGACCACGGCTGAAAGCCGGAGCGACTCCTCTCCTCCCGCGGCCGCAGATGACGCCAAGGCGCCCGCCCAGGCTTCCACCGCGGCTGGCGATGACGCCAAGGCGCCCGCTGAGGCTCCCACGGCGGCTACGACTACTGCCCCGGTTCCGGCATCCTCATCGTCGACCGAGGCGGAGCAACGAGAGAGCGTTCCTCCGCCTGAAACCCACGGCCAGCCCTTCGGCGAGCAGCACGAAGCGATGCTGGAACCGCGTGGGGAGTGGCATTTCGCGGGCTGGGGGCATGCCACGCGCATCACCAACCTGGAGGATGGCCCGGTCTCCGTCGGGTTGAGCCACCACATGGCGCCCCAGAACAAGCTGGGGCAGTGGCGCGCAACTGCGATTTGCGGCAACGACATCACCTCCAGCGTGCTGTACGTCGCTGCCCTCTGCACTTTGAGTGCGGGTGTCTACGCGCCCATCGCGTTGGCGATGGTGGGGCTGGTTCTCTACATCTTCCGGCGGATCTACGCGGAAGTCGGCTCAGCGCTGCCGCTGAACGGCGGCGCCTACAACGTGCTGCTCAACACCACGAGCAAGGGCAAGGCGTCCTTGGCCGCGTGTTTGACGCTCTTGTCGTACATCGCAACGGCAGTGATCAGCGCCAACGAGGCGTTGCACTACGCGCACCACGTCGTGCACGCGGTTCCCGTCATGATCGGTACCGTGGTGCTGCTCGCGATCTTCGCCGGGCTGAACGTCATCGGCATCTCCGAAAGCGCCGTCGTAGCCCTCGTCATCTTCATCATCCACATCAGCACGCTGCTGCTGCTGACCGTCGCCGCTGGCATCTACGTGTACCAGGACGGCTTCGCCACTCTGCTTGCCAACTGGAAATCTCCGCCGCCGGGTGGCATTCAGAAGGCGCTCTTCTTCGGCTTCGCCGCGGGCATGCTGGGCATCAGCGGCTTCGAGAGCTCCGCAAACTTCATCGAAGAGCAGAAGCCCGGCGTATTTCCGAAGACCCTGCGCAACATGTGGATCGCAGTGTTCTTCTTCAATCCCACCATTAGCCTGCTAGCCCTGGGCATGCTCCCGGTGGCCACCTTTGGCGAGTACCAAACCGCCTTGCTCAGCGAGATGGGCAACCGCTCCGTCGGTCCCTGGCTTGCATCCTGGGTCAGCATCGACGCGGTACTGGTGCTTTCTGGTGCCGTGCTGACCAGCTACGTAGGCGTGACGGGGCTCGTTCGACGAATGAGCCTCGACCGCTGCTTGCCCCAAATCCTGCTGAGGGAAAATCGACGCTTCCGCACTCCCCACTGGATCATCCTTTCCTTCTTCACGCTGTGCTGCTCGATCTTGTTCATCACGAAGGGTGACGTGGGGACCCTGGCTGGCGTGTACACCATCTCCTTCCTCGGGGTGATGTTGCTGTTCGCGGTCGGCAACCGACTGCTGGCGATCAAGCGCGGCCGCCTGCCTCGCTCGACACGCGCCAGTTGGCCCATGGTCGTCGTGGCCACCGCCGCCGTCGGCGCCGGGCTGGTGGGCAATGTGCTGAAGTCCACGGAGCAGGCGGTCATCTTCTTGATGTACCTGGCAGTCGCCATCACCGCCGTGGGCATCATGTTCCTGCGTGTGCGCATCCTCTATGCGCTCTTGTATGTCGGACGCGCCATTCACGAGAAGGTGCGCGAGTTGAACGAAGGTGTCGCCAACTGGACCACGGGCAAGATCACGCAGATCAACAGCCAGGCCATCGTCTTCTTCACGCGCGGCGACGGACCCGCGAACCTGCGACGCGCCATCGAGTACGTGCTGGACAACGAGCACACCAACACTTTGATCGTGGTCCACGTGTACCAGGACGAGACCAAGATCCCAGCGCAGCTTTCCCAACAGCTGATGACCCTCGACGAGATCTTCCCGGAGATCCGCATCGACTTCATCGCCGTGCGAGGTAGGTTCGGACCGGACCTGATCGACAAGCTCAGTGGCCGACTCAACGTGCCGAAGAACTACATGTTCATTGGCTGCCCGGGCGACGGCTTCCCTCACAACCTGGGCGACCTCGGCGGCGTCCGTTTGATCGTGTGA
- a CDS encoding cytidine deaminase has product MNAEVLDALLVRAEAVALHAYAPFSNFKVGAAVLAEDGHTYVGCNVENSSFGATVCAERSAVSAMVAAGARRILAVAVYTPAATPTYPCGICRQVLAEFGPDAVVLAAVPGQRVQVTLSELLPHAFVFRP; this is encoded by the coding sequence ATGAATGCGGAAGTGCTCGATGCGCTCCTCGTCCGCGCCGAGGCCGTGGCGCTCCACGCCTATGCGCCCTTTTCCAACTTCAAGGTCGGCGCGGCGGTCTTGGCAGAAGACGGCCACACCTACGTCGGCTGCAACGTCGAGAACTCGTCCTTCGGCGCTACCGTCTGTGCCGAGCGCTCCGCGGTGTCAGCGATGGTCGCCGCAGGTGCACGGCGTATCCTGGCCGTCGCGGTCTACACACCAGCAGCGACGCCCACGTACCCGTGCGGGATCTGCCGACAAGTACTGGCGGAGTTCGGTCCGGACGCCGTGGTGCTGGCTGCCGTGCCCGGGCAGCGCGTTCAGGTGACGCTGTCGGAGCTCTTGCCCCACGCCTTCGTCTTTCGTCCATGA
- a CDS encoding amidohydrolase family protein, which yields MSAPTRARTLLRGATLVTCDARHRVFRGDLLIEDGRIAALGRVPRPRGTRVVDVRGRILLPGLVMAHVHLCQALMRGMADDLPLLDWLKKRIWPLEAAHDERTLRASAELGLSELLTAGATALLDLGTVHGHDVVFDACVRSGIRVVGGKTLMDSGAGVPSRLRQSTAQSLRDAESLEAGWAKHPSGRVRYAYIPRFILSCSEALVRGAAERALASGARFHTHAAEHAGERQAVQKILGADDVDVLRRWGMRGDHASIAHGVQLTASQMRRLAADGVAVVHCPSANLKLGSGIAKVEQLRAAGIRVGLGPDGAPCNNNLDPWVELRRAALLSSAVAGPGAVPAKDVLRMATIEGAAILGLQDAVGSLELGKRADLVAVRVDGVHVTPVMDPTATLVYATQARDVEHVFIDGRQVVRSGTLTTLDADEVVATASREARRLQRRAKI from the coding sequence ATGAGTGCCCCGACACGAGCCCGTACCCTGCTGCGCGGTGCAACCCTCGTCACCTGTGACGCGCGCCATCGAGTGTTCCGCGGAGACCTGCTGATCGAGGACGGACGCATCGCCGCCCTGGGGCGAGTGCCCCGACCGCGCGGAACTCGCGTAGTGGACGTTCGCGGGCGCATCTTGCTGCCTGGCCTGGTGATGGCGCACGTGCATCTGTGTCAGGCCTTGATGCGCGGCATGGCCGACGATCTGCCGCTGCTCGACTGGCTGAAGAAGCGCATCTGGCCGCTCGAGGCGGCCCACGACGAGCGCACCTTGCGCGCGAGCGCAGAGCTTGGCTTGAGCGAGCTCTTGACGGCTGGCGCCACGGCGCTGCTCGACTTGGGGACGGTGCACGGACACGACGTGGTGTTCGACGCCTGTGTGCGCTCGGGGATCCGCGTCGTCGGCGGCAAGACGTTGATGGACAGCGGTGCCGGCGTGCCATCGCGGCTGCGGCAGAGCACCGCTCAGTCGCTGCGAGACGCAGAAAGCCTGGAGGCCGGATGGGCCAAGCACCCCAGTGGTCGGGTTCGCTACGCCTACATTCCGCGGTTCATCTTGTCCTGCTCCGAAGCCCTGGTGCGCGGCGCTGCCGAGCGTGCCTTGGCGTCGGGGGCGCGATTCCACACGCACGCTGCAGAGCACGCGGGCGAGCGTCAGGCGGTGCAGAAGATCCTCGGCGCAGACGACGTCGACGTCTTGCGCCGCTGGGGCATGCGCGGGGACCATGCGTCCATCGCTCATGGCGTGCAGTTGACCGCTTCTCAGATGCGTCGGCTGGCCGCCGATGGCGTTGCCGTCGTGCACTGCCCGAGCGCGAATCTGAAGCTCGGCAGCGGGATCGCCAAGGTCGAGCAGCTGCGAGCCGCCGGCATTCGGGTGGGACTGGGGCCCGATGGCGCGCCCTGCAACAACAACCTCGATCCTTGGGTGGAGCTTCGCCGCGCCGCCTTGCTTTCCAGCGCCGTCGCCGGACCTGGTGCCGTACCAGCGAAAGACGTGCTGCGCATGGCGACGATCGAGGGCGCCGCCATCCTGGGCCTCCAGGACGCCGTCGGCAGCTTGGAGTTGGGCAAGCGTGCCGACTTGGTGGCCGTGCGCGTCGACGGAGTGCACGTGACACCGGTGATGGACCCGACTGCCACCCTCGTCTACGCAACCCAGGCTCGGGACGTCGAACACGTCTTCATTGATGGTCGACAAGTCGTCCGTTCTGGCACGTTGACCACCCTGGACGCCGACGAAGTCGTTGCGACGGCGTCGCGTGAAGCCAGGCGTCTGCAGCGTCGCGCGAAGATCTGA